A genomic region of Elaeis guineensis isolate ETL-2024a chromosome 9, EG11, whole genome shotgun sequence contains the following coding sequences:
- the LOC105031947 gene encoding leucine-rich repeat receptor-like serine/threonine/tyrosine-protein kinase SOBIR1 produces MAELLSDHRLWISAAISFSICSALGTFIFIIWRLAIGHCCQIKSNEELANNPPVFLTKKNTPTIFSPMLRSNLSFIDKLRRNDFPSPLQVIGRGGCGEVYKAELLFSGQKIPIAVKKVLQPPLDATNLSEVQNRLLHFQMKQIRSEIFTVGQMRHPNLLRLLAYVPQPDCHYLVYEFMHHGSLHDVLKRGDLELDWPTRYRIALGIAAGLEYLHDVHRPRIIHRDLKPANILLDDGLNARITDFGLAKVVPDFISGSVSSNNIAGTVGYIAPEYCQTLSCTAKCDIYSFGVILAVLVTGKFPNDEFFQMTDEMCIVGWVTSVLQSDDPKMAIDPNLVGCGFEEQMLLVLKIACFCTYDDPSERPSSKDVRCMLSQIKH; encoded by the coding sequence ATGGCCGAATTGCTTTCTGATCATCGTCTATGGATCAGCGCTGCCATCTCATTCTCCATCTGCTCTGCCTTAGGCaccttcatcttcatcatctgGAGACTCGCCATCGGCCACTGCTGTCAAATCAAAAGCAACGAAGAACTTGCCAACAACCCCCCTgtctttcttaccaaaaaaaacacCCCCACTATCTTCAGCCCCATGCTCAGATCCAACCTCTCCTTCATCGACAAGCTCCGACGCAATGACTTCCCCTCCCCTCTCCAGGTCATCGGCCGTGGCGGCTGTGGCGAGGTCTACAAGGCTGAGCTCCTTTTTTCCGGCCAGAAAATCCCCATCGCTGTCAAAAAGGTCCTCCAACCACCCCTCGACGCCACCAACCTCAGCGAAGTACAAAACAGGCTCCTCCACTTCCAGATGAAGCAAATACGGTCGGAAATCTTCACCGTCGGCCAGATGCGCCACCCAAATCTCCTCCGCCTGTTGGCATACGTGCCACAACCTGATTGCCACTACCTTGTCTATGAATTCATGCACCATGGCTCTCTGCATGACGTGTTAAAGCGCGGAGATCTCGAGCTGGACTGGCCGACTCGCTATCGAATCGCTCTCGGAATCGCCGCTGGCCTCGAGTATCTCCACGATGTGCACCGGCCAAGAATTATACACAGAGATTTGAAGCCAGCAAATATCTTGCTCGACGATGGACTAAACGCCCGGATCACCGATTTCGGGCTGGCAAAGGTGGTGCCAGATTTTATCAGCGGATCGGTGAGTTCGAATAACATTGCCGGAACAGTGGGCTATATTGCACCAGAGTACTGCCAGACATTATCATGCACCGCTAAGTGTGACATATATAGTTTTGGAGTGATTCTGGCAGTCCTGGTTACTGGAAAATTTCCGAACGATGAATTCTTTCAGATGACTGATGAAATGTGCATTGTTGGATGGGTGACGAGCGTGTTACAATCGGACGATCCAAAGATGGCTATTGATCCGAATTTGGTGGGGTGTGGGTTTGAGGAGCAGATGTTGCTCGTGTTGAAGATTGCTTGTTTTTGTACATATGATGATCCCAGTGAGAGGCCTAGTAGTAAAGATGTTCGATGTATGCTATCTCAGATAAAGCATTAA